TATGAAACATTTAAAAAACAAGTTGGAGTATCTCCCGGAAAATTCAAGAAAAATTAAAAGATGTCCAGAATTATTTCATTTAGCTTTTTTCAAGACATGATAAGGCTTTAACAGTAGTTTTGTAGGACAATAATTAAATACTTTCGATCGTCATAAAGTAAATTTTAAAAATGACGAATATGAAATTATTTAAGTATGCATTTGGAATCTTATTGATGTTAACAGTTACTGTTTTGTTTAAAGGATGTAGTTCACAATCACTTACACCAACAATGCCTCCTAATCCTAACGAGAATCCTGGGAAGAAAATAATGCCTTTAGGAGCCTCGCGAGTTGCTGGTGCACAACCAGAATATTATAGTTATAGATATGACTTATGGAAGTTACTGGTTGAAGGTGGTTTTCAGTTTGATTTTGTTGGTGTTGTTGAAGATGAGAATTCTTATCCTGATGTTAATGGGAAAAAGTTTGATCCAGATCACGAAGGTAGGGGAGGAATTAACTCTGGTGGAATTTTAAGTGAAATTAAATCTACACTTAATACACTAACTACACCTCCAGATATTGTTCTTTTTAGTTCCCCAGGGGGAAATGATGGTGGATTGGAAAACTTTCAAAGTTCTCTTCAGAATATAAACGCCATTATAGATGAATTCCAAGCAAAGAACTCTAATGTAATAATCTATTTAGAATTACCAGCTCCTACATTAACAAGTGAACAAACACCTGAGTTTTTAACTTTATACAACAAAGCAATAGAGGAATTTAAGAAAATAGCTGAACAACAAACAACATCAAGTTCAAAAGTGTTAACTATAGATATGACAGCGAATGTTGGCTTTAATGATAGTTTTCTTGCTGATGACGTTCATTATAATCAAGAAGGAGCAAAGTTTATTGCGAAACGATATTTTGATACCATAAAAACTATGTTGAATTAAATTTTAAGTTCGAAGCCGATAAGAAGCTTTATTTCACTTTGTTTGAAAAGCAGTTTAGAGTTTATTCTAAACTGTTTTTTTATTGAATCATCTTTTAATTATGTTAACATTACTATTGTTTTCAATTAACATAGAGTTTGTTTTTTTGCTGTTATGAAACGAACTAACCTCCTTAAAGTTTCTGTTTTTTTAATCTTTTTAGGCAGAGCTTGGCAGCATTTGTTTTGGGATGCGCCGTATCGAACTTTTTTTTGGGATGAATCTTTGTTAAAACCAATTGTAGAAAATTGGTTCGGAATGAATTGGACAGATTATGTTACAAGCCCTAGAACAGATACCATAATTCAAACCTTAATTCAGTGCAATGGATTTTTATACCTACTAGCTGCAATTTGCACCTTATTGGTTACAAAGTTCAATAAGAAGTTATTTAAAATTCCTGTATTTGTTGGTGGGATAAGTTTAGTTATACTGTCGGTTTTATTAGCAAAAGAAAAATTCTACCATATCGCGCAATTTTTTGAGCATAGTATTCAATTCGGATTACCATTTGTTTATTTATATACATTTAGCGAAAACAACGAGAAACCAAGACTATATCGAATATTAAAAATATTGATTGCGGTAACTTTTTTCTCACATGGATTATACGCTTTTGGAGCATATCCGGTTCCAGGAAAGTTTGTAGATATGGTGATTAATATTTTTGGTTGTTCAGAAAGTTTTGCGGTTTCATTTTTATATGTAGCGGGAATCTTAGATTTTATTTTAGCTGTTTTGTTATTTATTCCTAAGGTTGATAAATACGCATTAATTTATGCCGTAGTTTGGGGATTGTTAACTGCATTTGCCAGATTAGTTGCTAATTTCTATTGGGAGTTTCCATTACAATCACTGCATCAAAATTTGTATCAAGTAATTTATAGATTGCCACATGGATTAACACCTTTAATTGTATTGGTTGGTGTAAATTTATTTTGGAGAAGGAAAAGTTTTGGGTATCGAAGAAAGTTGGTAGAGACTAGATAAAAACCCACAATTGAAGTCAAAAAAAACCACTGCTCCTGAACAGTGGTTTTAGATTAACCTACATTAACTAACATAAACAATACTACTTAAAGTATATTTATTTATTATGAAATGCGTTTGATACAGCATAGCTATCTTCAAACCAATTCCAAAGAATTACTTTACCATCTTTTACTTTTACTCGTAATGCATAAGTAAATTCACTAGTTTGTTTTCCTGTTTTGGTTAGTTTACCAATCATATTTCCAAAGAATGCAGCCGTATCACCTTTAGATAAAGCATCGTTTGGTTCCCATTTAATAGTTTTAAAGTTTGATCCGAAAGCCGGTAAAAACTTCTCTAAAATCACTTTTTTTCCTTTCCATGGTCCAATCCAAGGCATGCTTTTATCTCCTTCATTATGCCAAACCATATCGTCATGCATTAAACTTACCATTTTGTCCATATCGCCTTTACCCATGGCTCCCATAAAATCCATT
This genomic window from Tenacibaculum sp. 190524A05c contains:
- a CDS encoding DoxX-like family protein, with amino-acid sequence MKRTNLLKVSVFLIFLGRAWQHLFWDAPYRTFFWDESLLKPIVENWFGMNWTDYVTSPRTDTIIQTLIQCNGFLYLLAAICTLLVTKFNKKLFKIPVFVGGISLVILSVLLAKEKFYHIAQFFEHSIQFGLPFVYLYTFSENNEKPRLYRILKILIAVTFFSHGLYAFGAYPVPGKFVDMVINIFGCSESFAVSFLYVAGILDFILAVLLFIPKVDKYALIYAVVWGLLTAFARLVANFYWEFPLQSLHQNLYQVIYRLPHGLTPLIVLVGVNLFWRRKSFGYRRKLVETR